The Lactuca sativa cultivar Salinas chromosome 2, Lsat_Salinas_v11, whole genome shotgun sequence genome includes the window tgatcgactgtggatagtttgaataatattattattctggaagtcaaacatgcaaaatgaaacaatagtaaacaattgacacaagataataactttacttataaataaaacactcattttattcaaccatcaaatttcaattacattttagctatttcaagtttctaaatatctatctaatcactaaaactaatatcgtccttcagccctgatgctcctagcatgttgcaaatgcttaaccctactcagtcccttcgtaaggggatctgttgggttctcttctgaaGATACCCCCTTCATTACGAATaatccttcttctatttgatgtcgtatgaagtgatattttatgtcaatgtgtctggatctgccatgatcccttggttccttggctaaggcgacCACACCCTCGTTGTCACAAaaaatatccataggctcctttatagctggtacaactctaaggtctccgatgaagctctttagccatatcgcttccttcgacgcttcacttgttgctatatactctgattctcaCGTTGAATCAGCAACagtctcttgtttggaacttttccaagttagtgctcctccatttaaggtaaatatccagcccgactgagagcataAATTATCTCTGCCGATCTGAAAGTTGGCATCAATGTACcctatcactctcaagtcattgctctcaccgagggtaaggacccagtcctttgtccttcgaaggtacttaagaatgttctttatcgCAATCCAGTGAGCTTtactaggattcccttgatatctactaaccatgctcaaacaaaggctacatcagggtgagtacatgtcattacatacatgatcgagccaactacagAACCCCTCTCCTGGTTAATATAACTATTTTACGATTGCAATATCTTTAAAATCCTGGTTCACTTTTACTTGTAGATTAACCAATTTGTAATTGCATTTTAGGAGTTAGTTTAGGAATGTACCACATGTTTACTAGctaaagtttagatgcaatagaTGAAAGATGTCATAGTTTATAGTCAAGATACCACAACAAAAGTTACTTTATAAGGTGttagtttaaaaagaaaaaagaaaagaaaaatgttAACCGAACAAAAGGCTTCTACTAAAACCAAGATTCTAAAAAGCTCATCATGGTTTCAAGACTTGTACTTGACACCACACTTAAACAAAATGTTGACATaagttatatatgtatatgaaaaTTAATAatagtagaatatatatatatatatatatatatatatatatatatatatatatatatatatatatatatatatatatatatatatatatatatatatatatacacacacacacacaaagttgTCACTTTAAGTCACACCATACAAATGACGTTGCTCGTCACAGTTCGTTAAAACTTGAGATATGACATTACCGCAAAGTTATGCCTAACCTTATTTAAAACCTTGACTAAAACCAATCACATCAACTGGTTGTGAATATAAAAACTAAGAGGGTTAGAATGTAAAACCGTTAAAGTAGAAGGTCCGTATAAGTCAGAATAAAAGCGTGGGGGCTCTTTTCTACCAAGAACGTATGTATATCCCAATTTCCTTTTTGAACTTGCTCCCCCCTTTCTAAAACCCTAACCCTCTTGCCCTCTTGGCGCTCATCGCTTCCCGAAATCTGCCATACCTTAACCTTCAGATCGACGACAATGTCGATGTCGAAGGGTTCGAAGATGCTGCAATTCATAAATTACCGTATGCGGGTCACAATCCAAGACGGCCGTCAGCTAGTTGGTAAGTTCATGGCCTTCGACCGCCACATGAATCTCGTCATTGGAGATTGTGAGGAGTTCCGTAAGCTCCCCCCTGCAAAAGGTGCTAAAAAGAATGAAGAACGCGAGGACAGGCGGACTCTTGGTCTCGTTCTTTTAAGGGGCGAAGAGGTGATTTCCATGACTGTTGAAGGCCCTCCGCCACCTGATGAGAACCGTGCCAAGGCTGTTGGAGCGGCTGCGTTGGCCGGTCCCGGTCTTGGTCGTGCTGCTGGCCGTGGAATCCCAACTGCGCCTTTGATTCAAGCTCAACCGGGTTTAGCTGGACCGGTTAGGGGAATTGGTGGACCGGCTCCAGGCATGATGCAGCCGCAGATTTCTCGACCTCCTGTTCCGAATATGTCTGCTCCGCCGATGAACTACCCACAGGCTCCTGTGATTCGACCTGGACAGATGCCGTACCCCGGACAGGGTCCTCCGCCTCAGATGCCACGCGGACCACCTCCACAGATGCCGCCTCAGTTTGCTCAACGGCCTCCTGGTCAATATCAGGTGCCTCCCCCCGGTCAATATGGGCAGAGGCCTATGGCTCCCCCTCCCCAGATGATGAGGGGTCCACCACCACCTGGGGGCGCTCCACGTCCCGGTATGCCTGGTCCGCCTCCACCTGCTCGGCCTGGTATGCCTCCTCCTGGTGGGCAGATTCCTGTATTTGGGCCTCCTCGTCCTGGTATGCCTCCTCCGCCAAACTCTCAGCAGCAACATCAGCAGCAATGATTGGTACGTGTCTTCTTATTGGGCATCCACCTTTCTTGGACTCGCTAGAATGTCTCTCCTTGGATGATAGTACAATTGTTGTTCTACAGAAGGCTTTAGTTTATTTCTTAACTATCAATTTGAATCCGGATTCAGTTTAAGTAAAATTAGACATGTTGTTGGTTACACTAGGCTGCTTCTGCGTTGTCCAAAATCTTGCAGGATTTACTGTTATTTTTGATGATTAATGGTATTAATCTTGAGTAGGATGAACTGTAATGAGTGTATCATGGTACTCATCTTGCATAGGACAATAGCTGATCTTATGCACTCTTTAATGTAGCAGCCACTTAGTAAGCTAAGTTATGGCGATATATGAGCTTAAAGAGAATGTTATTATATAATTTAAACTTGAACATCTGAATTTAGTAACTATTCAACCTTAACAAGTGAACCTTACTCATATAGCAACTTACTGAACTGAGAGTCATACCCAGTAATCTATTTATGTTTGGGAGTAGAACTTATGGCTAATAAACGATACAATTATCTTCTGTGACAGGCAAATCTGTGGAAGATGTTTTTTACTGGGAATTCAATGCTTATAAGCTGCAGAAAACATGTTCAGGTTGAATATTTCCAAATAGGGTTTGTATTGGTGTTTAAACGTTACATTCTTGTTGGACttgattttgttttatgttgGATTTGGCAAATGGCAATTAGCACATATCATAAAGTCATGACCAttaaaaaaattatcattttgcaGAAGTGTGAGTTCAACTGGTGGCgcccttgtgtgtgtgtgtgatcttTATGGCTGGCTAATGgctatatatataagtatattttCTGTTCCCCTTCATCTCTCTCATTAGTTGTTATGCAATCACTTCTTTTGAATATTTGGATTAGGTTCTCATCAGAATCAGATGGCTTCCAAGTTCTATGTGACATGGATTCTACTTTTTTGGTATTTCATATGTATATGTCCCGTTGATaaaaactagttttttttttttttttttttttttttttttcaatgaaAAGGGTTTGACATTTTTTCCACACATTTCAGGTACACGTCTTGACTACATTTTCAACAATGTTTTTTGTCATTAGTCCTGGAATTTAGTTTTGTGTGCTATTTGGGACCATGTCATTTTTGTTTTGTACCTTGTATTAGTATTGGTATTAGTATTCAGTATTAAATCCTTTAAGGGATGCGATTAAGTATCCCTGCATTAAGGATCAAAAGCTTATGATTTAGAGTTTAAATAGCATCATTTAGTAACAAGTCAAAAATCAAGAAGATATTCACTTATTAAACATTTCACGTGTGCAAATTTTTTCAAACTTTCAATCTCGTATGATTAATAACTTGAGGTGAGTTTTGAAAATTGAACAAAAGATAAATGATGTTGAGCAATCGAATGGACAGTTCTTTAACGATTATGAAAACTTCAAAAATCTACTTGTACTACTCAAAGCAATTTGGATGACTTTGTCGTTTCTACCATTGTTATTGATTCATCGTTGTGCTACTACTTTTGAGATcagttattaaaaaaaaaaagtcgtTTTGGAGGAACGGCTTCCTTCATCAATAGTACCTACGTTTCATAATTGGTCTCTATTGGTGCTCTTGCAATTTTTGTATTGATTTTAGAATTTCTGCAATGTTTTTGGTCCATATTCGATATAAAACAATCATATTCTTTAGGGAAATCTGCAATAAAGTTATTGCATCTGAAGTTTGATTCTATTAACACAAAAACCATCTTTGATTTATTATCTGAAGTTTGATTCTGTTAACACAAAAAccatctttcatttatttatttattggttTATT containing:
- the LOC111882531 gene encoding uncharacterized protein LOC111882531; translation: MSMSKGSKMLQFINYRMRVTIQDGRQLVGKFMAFDRHMNLVIGDCEEFRKLPPAKGAKKNEEREDRRTLGLVLLRGEEVISMTVEGPPPPDENRAKAVGAAALAGPGLGRAAGRGIPTAPLIQAQPGLAGPVRGIGGPAPGMMQPQISRPPVPNMSAPPMNYPQAPVIRPGQMPYPGQGPPPQMPRGPPPQMPPQFAQRPPGQYQVPPPGQYGQRPMAPPPQMMRGPPPPGGAPRPGMPGPPPPARPGMPPPGGQIPVFGPPRPGMPPPPNSQQQHQQQ